TCCCAATTCCCATTTTCCAAGATTGGTCTTTTCCAGTGTTTCATTGATCGCTGTAACCACATAATGATGGTCTTTTATCTCCACAACTGTAAGGCAACAGCCGTTGTGTGCAAGGCTCTGATCAATTTTAAGTTCGTTTGTAAAAGGGCATGTCAGGGTGAAATCTATATTGCTTCCTTTTTCTTCAATCTTCTCAATAACACCAACTGCTTCAATAATTCCTGTGAACATATTATTTTTTGCTAAATTTGTAAATTATAATCTTCAAAGATAATCAAAATGAGCCCAAAAAACCATAAAGTACGAGTAGGAATTTCAATCGGTGATTTCAACGGCATCGGTCCGGAGATCATCATGAAGTCTCTGAAAGACAAAACTATTACAGATTTTTTCACTCCTGTAATTTTTGGTTCGGGAAAATTATTCACTTATCAGAAAAATATTTTTAAGCTGAATCTTAACTTCAACTATGTTAACGAGGCTTCACAGGCACAGGTAGGAAAACTCAACATGGTTAACCTTACCAAAGAAAACGTGAATGTAGAATTGGGAGTTCCTACTGAAGAATCCACAAAAATGGCGATTGATTCTTTAGAAGCGGCTACTGAAGCTTTGATGAAAGGAGATATTGATGTACTGGTAACCGCTCCTATCAACAAAGATGAGATGGTAAAAATGGGCTTTAAGCATGCCGGACACACGGGATATTTTGAAGAGAAATTCAGCAAAAAAGGATTAATGTTCCTTGTCACTGAAGATCTTAAAGTAGCTGTTTCCACCCATCATATTCCTATTGCTCAGGTAGCTGAAAATATTTCCAAGGAAAAAATAAAGAAACAGATCAGGGTATTAAATCAGACTCTTATAGAGGATTTCTGTATTCAAAAGCCTAAAATTGCGGTATTGGGGTTAAATCCTCACGCAGGAGACGGCGGTGTTATCGGAAATGAAGAAATTGAAATTATCAGCCCGACTATTAAAGAACTTTCTGACAACGGAATATTGGCATTCGGACCTTTCCCTGCAGACAGCTTTTTCCAGCCGAGCAAATACAAAAATTTCGATGCCGTACTCGCAATGTATCATGATCAGGGGCTGGCTCCTTTCAAAACATTAGCGTACGAAGAAGGAGTAAATTATACCGCAGGACTTCCTTTTATCCGAACATCTCCGGATCACGGAGTTGCTTACGATATCGCAGGAAAAAATATCGCTGATGAACAAAGTTTCACAGAAGCGATCTTCACGGCTATCAAAGTTTTCAAAAACAGAAGTGAATACAGAGAACTGATGAGCGACCGCCTGCAGCCTAGAAAAATAACTGTAGACAACGGAATAGACGAAGATCTACCAGAGGAAACTGAAGCATAAATCTTTAAAACAAATTTTAAATTAATTTGTTTCAGATTTTATTTGTTATTATAAAAAAAATGCATATTTTTGCACACTCATTTTATGGACAAGTTAAGAAACTATGACGTAAGCTTTTCCGGACTTAAAAACGGAAGACACGAGTTCAAGTTTGAGATAGATAATACGTTCTTTCAATTATTTGACACTGAGCAGGAATTTACAAATCCTAGAATAGAAGTGAAAGTATCACTTGATAAGCACACTACTTTTCTGGAATTTGAGATTAAAATTAATGGATTGGTTGAGTTAGTTTGCGATATCACAAATGAAGATTTCGACTATCCTATTGAAAATGAAATCAAAATTTTGGTGAATTTCGGGGAAGAATATGATGACAGCAATGAAGATGTTATTACTATTCCTACTGCAGAGCATGCTTTCAATGTAGCACATTTGATTTATGAAAATGTAATGCTTTCTATCCCGATGAAAAAGATTTCACCCAATGTAGGTGATGAAGATCTTAAAATTCTTGACCAGTTCAGTCCTAAAGATATTGAGGTAACTGAAGAAGAAGAACATGAAAGTGACCCTAGATGGGATGCTTTAAGAAAATTAAAAGACAATAATTAAATAGAATAATTTAAATATGATGAGATGATGAATCTCATCGCTCATCAATTAAAAAAGTTATTAGAAAATGGCACATCCAAAGAGAAGACAATCGTCCACAAGAAGAGATAAGAGAAGAACTCACTACAAAGCTGTAGTTCCTCAATTAGCTAAAGATGCAACAACAG
This region of Chryseobacterium culicis genomic DNA includes:
- the pdxA gene encoding 4-hydroxythreonine-4-phosphate dehydrogenase PdxA, encoding MSPKNHKVRVGISIGDFNGIGPEIIMKSLKDKTITDFFTPVIFGSGKLFTYQKNIFKLNLNFNYVNEASQAQVGKLNMVNLTKENVNVELGVPTEESTKMAIDSLEAATEALMKGDIDVLVTAPINKDEMVKMGFKHAGHTGYFEEKFSKKGLMFLVTEDLKVAVSTHHIPIAQVAENISKEKIKKQIRVLNQTLIEDFCIQKPKIAVLGLNPHAGDGGVIGNEEIEIISPTIKELSDNGILAFGPFPADSFFQPSKYKNFDAVLAMYHDQGLAPFKTLAYEEGVNYTAGLPFIRTSPDHGVAYDIAGKNIADEQSFTEAIFTAIKVFKNRSEYRELMSDRLQPRKITVDNGIDEDLPEETEA
- a CDS encoding YceD family protein — encoded protein: MDKLRNYDVSFSGLKNGRHEFKFEIDNTFFQLFDTEQEFTNPRIEVKVSLDKHTTFLEFEIKINGLVELVCDITNEDFDYPIENEIKILVNFGEEYDDSNEDVITIPTAEHAFNVAHLIYENVMLSIPMKKISPNVGDEDLKILDQFSPKDIEVTEEEEHESDPRWDALRKLKDNN